The following is a genomic window from Amycolatopsis sp. BJA-103.
ACCGGCCGGTACGCGCCGCCGGAGCTGATCGAGGCCGCGGACCTGGTCACCGAGATGACCAAGGTGAAGCATCCGATGGACGCCGGGCAAAAGGGCCAGCGAGGCATCGAATGGTGAATCGCGTGGTCATCGCCGCGCCCGGCTCCGGGCACGGCAAGACCACGATCGCCGCGGGCCTGATGGCGGCGTTGCGGGCGCGGGGACTGGAGGTGTCCGGGCACAAGGTCGGCCCCGACTTCATCGACCCGAGCTATCACGCCCTCGCGACCGGGCGGCCGCCACGCAACCTCGACCCGTTCCTGCAGGGCGAGGAGCAGCTGATCCCGTTGCTGCTGCACGGTTCCGCCGGGGCCGACATCGCGATCATCGAAGGCGTGATGGGCCTGTTCGACGGCGCGCTCGGCACCGAGGGTTACGCCTCGACGGCGCACGTCGCGCGGCTGCTGGACGCTCCGGTGGTACTCGTCGTGGACGCCTCGGCCGCGTCGCGCAGTGTCGCGGCGACGGTGCTCGGGTTCGCGCAGTACGACACGCGCGTCCGGCTCGCCGGCGTCATCCTCAACAAGCTGGGCTCGCAACGGCACGCGGACGAGATCGTCACCGCGCTGGAAGCGACCGGTGTCCCGCTGCTGGGAACGTTGTACCGCAACGAAGAGATCCACGCGCCCAGCCGTCACCTCGGCCTGGTCCCGGCGGCCGAACGCGCGAGCGAGTCGGAACGGCTGCTGCCGGAACTGGCCGGATGGATCAGCGAAGGCGTCGACCTCGGCGCCGTCGTCCAGGTCGCTCGCTCCGCCTCCCGCCTCTCGGGTGAACCCTGGCGGCCACCGCTCTCGCACGACGGCCTGCGCACGGTCGTCGCGGCCGCCGCCGGTCCGGCGTTCACCTTCCGCTACACCGAGGCCGTCGAACTGCTCGCCGCCGCCGGTGTCGACGTCGTCGAAGTGGATCCGTTGCAGGACAAGGAACTTCCCGAGGGCTGCGCCGGACTGTACTTCGGCGGCGGCTTTCCCGAGGTGCACGCCGAAGAGCTGTCGGCGAACGTCCCGCTGCGGACGGCGGTGGCGCGGGCCGTCGGCGACGGGATGCCCGTCGTGGCCGAATGTGCCGGACTGCTGTACCTGTGCCAGGACATCGACGGGTTGCCGATGACCGGCGTCCTCGACGCTTCGGCGACCATGACCAAACGCGGGAAACTCGGCTACCGCAAGGCTTTCTCGCCCGCGGACACCCTGCTGGCCGTCGCGGGCCAACGCGTCACCGGCCACGAATTCCACCGCACGATCGTCGAACCCGGCAGCGGCCCCACGCCCGCCTGGGGCTGGGACCGCACGCCCGACGGCTTCGCGTCGGCGACGCTGCACGCGTCCTACCTGCACGTCCACTGGGCGGGCTACCCCGAACTCGCCGAGCGGTTCGCCGCCGCGGTACACGCCCATGGCTGACTACGACCTCTGGCACCACGGCGACCGCGAGGTCGGCGAAGGGCTCGTCGACCTCGCGGTCAACGTCCGGCTCCCGGTCCCGCCCGCCTGGTTGCGCGCCGAACTGGCGGCCGCCCTGGACGACCTGGCCGCGTATCCGGACGTCACCGCCGCCGTGGAGGCGGTCGCCGCCCGGCACGCGCTGCCGAAGTCGCAGGTGCTGGTGACGTCGGGCGCGGCCGAGGCTTTCACCTTGCTGGCCACGGCGTTGCGGCCGTCGCGGGCGGTGGTCGTGCATCCGCAGTTCACCGAACCCGAAGCCGCTCTGCGCGCGGCCGGTCACCCGGTGCACCGGGTCCTGTTGTCGCCCGACGACGGTTTCCGGCTTCGCCCGGTCCCGGAGGACGCGGACCTGGTGTTCGTCGGGAACCCCACGAACCCGACTTCGGTACTGCACCCGGCCGCGGACCTGCTCGCCCTCGGCCGCCCGGGCCGCCTGGTCGTCGTCGACGAAGCCTTCCTCGACGCCGTCCCCGGCGAGACCGAAACCGTTGCCGGACAACCGGGTTTCGTCGTCCTCCGCAGCCTGACGAAGACGTGGGGGATCGCCGGACTGCGCGCGGGCTACGTCTTGGCGGAAGAGTCCGTTGTGGACAGTCTGCGCGCGGTTCAGCCTCCGTGGTCGGTGTCGTCGCTCGCAGCCGTCGCCGTGGTGGCGTGCTGCCGCCCGGCGGCGCTGGAGGAGGCCGAAAAGCTGGCGGTGGCGGCGGAATCGGACCGGGAGTACCTGGTTTCCGGCCTGACCGACCTGGGCGTCGACGTGCTGGGGGAGCCGCGAGGGCCGTTCGTGCTCATCCGGCTCCCCGGCGCGGACGGTGTCCGGGAACGGCTGCGAGAGCACGGTTTCGCTGTCCGGCGTGGGGACACCTTCCCGGGGCTGGACGCGCGGTACCTCCGGATCGCCGTCCGGGACCGGGACACGGTGGACGGGTTCCTGACGGCACTCGCCGAGGTCAGGCGGCTCCCTTCTTGAGGAGTTCGATCATCGACGAGTAGCTGCTCTGGCCGAACCCGGCGGCGATGGCCTTCTCGGTCAGTTCCTTGTTCCTGAGCGGGATCTCGGCGTCCACGCCCTGCTCCTCGCTGGTGTCGACGATATGCCTGAGCGCCGTGAGATTCATTTCCAGGGACCCGAAATCGCCGGGATACTCGCCCTTGTCGATGGCGGGTGCCTCGGCCTTCAAGATCCCGTCGACCACCGAGGGCAGGAACCAGTCCACGGCGAGTTCCGTGAACTCGGTCGCCGGGACCCCCGCGCTGCCGACCAGGGCGGCGGCGTGCAGGAAACCGTTCATCGACGAGTACATCAGGCTCAGCAGAGCGGTGTTGTACAGCACCGCGAGGCCCGGGTCCGTTCCCAGGTAGGTCGCGTCGCCCAACGCGGCCAGCGTCCCCCTGTGCGCGTCGAAGACCTCGGCCGAGCCGCTGTAGAGGAACACCGAACCCGGCTGGCCGACCAGTGCCGGCGGGACCATGATGGCGCCGTCGAGGTAGCCGATTCCGCGATCTCCGGCCCAGCGCACGGTTTCGTGCGCTTCCTTCGGCGTACCGGAATTGAGATTCACCACCACCCGGCCACGCAGCGCTTCTTCGGCCGGTGCCAGCGCGGAGTACAGGGCGTCGTAGTCGGCGAGGCAGACCACGGTCACCTCGCTCGCGGACACCGCGTCCGCGACGCCGTCCGCCTCTCGCGCGCCTTGGGCCACCAAGGGCGCGGCCTTGCCGGGGGAACGGTTCCACACGGTCACCTCGTGGCCGTGGTCGAGTAGTGCCGCCGCGAGCGCCGCGCCCATCGGGCCGAGCCCGGCGACGGTGACGGAGGTTTTCTTTTCGGTCATGGGGAAAGGCTAAAGTCTCTCATCGGTGTGAGAGTCAACTCCCGATCGTGTAAAGGTTGTTCCATGCGGATCGGTGAGCTGGTGCGGCGGACGGGCGTGCGGGAGCGCCTGCTCCGGTACTACGAAGAACAAGGCCTCCTGCATCCGGTGCGAAGGCCGAGCGGGTATCGCGAGTACTCCGAACAGGACGTCGGGCGGGTGCGCAACATCCGGACGCTGCTGTCCGCGGGTCTGGGCACCGCCACCATCGCCGGGGTGCTGCCGTGCATGGTCGATCTGGGGAACGGCCTCGCGCCCGCTTGCGCCGACCTGTTGCCCGAGTTGTACCGGGAGCGGGAGCGGATCAGCACGGCGATCGACGAGATGACCGCGACGCGGGAGGTGCTGGACGGCATCATCGCCGCGACGGTCCCGCACGCCGACGAGGTCGCCGTGGCCTTGGCACGACAGGCCGCGGGCTAACGGTGTGAGGCCCGTGCGCGATCTTTGGTCTTCCCCAGGGCAGGTGGTTGGATGAGCCGGTGAACTTCGTGATCGGCGTCTTCGATCTCTTCGCCTACACCATCCCCGGCGCGCTCTATGTCGCGTTCTTCGGCTACCTCGGGGTGAAACTCCACCTCCTGACGGCGGCGTCCATCGGCGGGGTGCCCACCTTGGTGGCGGTCGTGGTGATCGTGGTGCTGAGCTTCCTGCTGGGCTATCTGGCCTATCCGCTCGGCGACGCGCTGGAACGGATCGTGCCGCGCAGGCGGGAGCGGAACGCCGCCGAGGAGTTCGTCCGCCGGATGCCGGCGGCCGAGGACCGGCCGTTCCTCAAGGAGAACACGCATCTCCTGCTGTGCGCGCTGCAACTGCACGACAAGGAGGTCGCGAGCGACGTCACGCGGCTGCGCGCGTCCGGTCTCATGGTGCGCAACTGCGCGCCGCCGTTGCTGTTCGGAGCGATCGCGGCGATCGTCGAGATCTTCGTGGGCAAGCATCCGTTCATCGCCGCCGGTCTCGCGGTGCTGCTTCTGCTCGCGGCGCTCACGCTGGTTTCGCAGGGCCGCAAACTCGGGCTCTGGGCGGGGATGAAGACCCTCGAACTGTGCTTCTGGCTCCCGGAAATCGACGAGAAACTGGCGACGGACAAGGCCGCTTGACTCGGTCGCCTCAGAACGACAAAGCCAGCAGGACCCCCGCGACGGCGACTTCGACACAGCCGCCGAGCACGTCTCCGGTGACCCCGCCCAGCCGTTGAACGCACCGCGCCAGCAACGCCGACGCTGCCAGATAGCCGAGCACCACCGCGATCAGGCCTTGCCACCACGGCAGCACGAGCGCCGCCGCACCCGCGAGCACGGCGAACACCACCGCGGCCGCCCACACCGGCACCGAACCGGCGACGGTCGCACCCAGCCCCTCGGGCCGCGCCGAGGGGACGCCACGCGCGCAGCACAGCGAAAGCACCCCGCGTCCGGCGATAACCGCGATCGCGGCCGCCGCGATCCCGTGTCCCGCCGAGATCGCCCCGGCCAGCGCGCCCGTCTGGACGAGCAGGACCAGCACCAAGGTCGCGATCCCGGTCGGCCCGGAATCCCCGCGCCGCATCACTTCCAGCGCCCGCGTGCGGTCGTAGGAGGCGCCGAGCCCGTCGGCCGTGTCGGCGAGCCCGTCCAAATGGAGCCCGCGACTGCCCAGTGCCACCGCGCCCAGCGCCAGCGCGGCCGACGCGAAAGCGGGCAGTCCGACCAGTTCACCCACGAAGACGATCACCGAAGCGACGGCCGCGAGCGGGAGGACGGCCAGCGGAGCGAGCACCATCGCGCCGCCCGCCACCCGTCGGTCGATCACTCCCGGGGCGGGCACCCGGACCGTGGTCAGGGTGCCGACAGCCATCTTCAGCGCGTCCGCGATCAAGCGAGATCCGCCAGCAGGCCCATGTCCGCGATGATCGCCCGCGCCGCCCGCAGCGTCGGTACCGCCTGCACGGCGCCGCTGCCCTCGCCGAGCCGCAGCCCGAGATCGAGGATCGGCTCCAGTCCGAGCGCTTTCAGCGCGTAGGCCTGCGACGGCTCGGTCGACCGGTGCCCGGCCTGCCACCACTGCTCGGCGCCCGGCGCGATCTCGCGGGCGACGAGCGCCGCGGCCCCGGAGAACACGCCGTCGAGCAGCACCGGCACCCCGCGAACCGCCGCCTGCACGAGAAAGCCCGCCGTCGCGGCGAGACAAGCGCTGCCGAGCACGGTCAGCAGCGCGAAGGGGTCTTTCACCGCATCGGCCCTGATCAACGCGGCCTCGACGACCGCGAGCTTCCGCGCGCGCCCGTCCTCGTCGATCCCGGTGCCCGTACCGACGACGTCTTCCGGGAGAAGGCCGAGCACCGAAGCGACCACGGCCGCGCAGATCGTCGTGTTGCCGATCCCCATGTCACCCGGGATGAGCAGATCCGCGCCGCCGTCGATCTCCTCGTCCGCGATCGCCAGCCCGTGCTCGAACGCCGTCCGCGCCTCCCCTGCGGCGAGCGCGTCCTCGACGTCGATCGAGCCGGAACCCCGCCGCACCTTGTGCGCGGTGACCTCGGCGGGCACGTCCGCGCCGTCCCAGTCCACGGCGATGTCCAGTGCCCGCACCGTCGCGCCGTTCAGCCCGGCCAGCACGCTGACGCCGCTCTTCCCGGCCAGGAACACCCGCACCATCGCCGCGGTGACCTCGCGCGGATACGCCGACATCCCGGAAACCCCGTGGTCCCCGGCGAACACGACCACCCGGACGTCGTCGAGCGGCCGCGGCGGCACGGTGCCGTGCGCGGCGCTGAGCCAGGCGGCCAGGTCTTCGAGCCGCCCGAGCGAACCCAGCGGCTTGACCAGGCCGTCGAGTCTGGTGCGTGCGGCGGCTTCGGCGGCGGCGTCCGGGGTGGGGATACGCATGGTTGCTCCCTAAGGCAGGTCCAGCATCCGTCCGGCGACGACCAGCACGGTCCGGTCGGAGACGGCGGACACCCGGTTGTTCAACGCGCCCAGCACATCACGGAACACGCGCCCGGACACCGTCGCGGGCACCACACCGCTGCCGACCTCGTTGCTGACCGCGATCACCGGCACGTCGGCCTGCGCCCACGCGGCAAGGAAGTCCTCCAGCCGGTCGTCGAGCCGCCGTTCCCAGCCCTTGCGCTGCTCCCAGGCGCCGACCTCGTCGAGCACGCGGGCGATCCAGGTGCCGAGGCAGTCGATGAGCAGCGGATGCGTCGCCGTCCGCAGCACCGTGGCCAGGTCGGTGGTCTCGATGGTCTTCCAGGTGCTCGGCCGCCGCGCGCGGTGCGCGGCCACGCGAGCGGCCCATTCGGGATCGTCGGCGCTCGGGGGCAGCCCGGGCGCGAGATAGGTCAGGTGCGGGTGACGGGACGCGAGCCGCTCGGCG
Proteins encoded in this region:
- a CDS encoding bifunctional adenosylcobinamide kinase/adenosylcobinamide-phosphate guanylyltransferase, with the translated sequence MTKLTHRLARVLETLARALRRYSRDDGKVLILGGVRSGKSHHAERLASRHPHLTYLAPGLPPSADDPEWAARVAAHRARRPSTWKTIETTDLATVLRTATHPLLIDCLGTWIARVLDEVGAWEQRKGWERRLDDRLEDFLAAWAQADVPVIAVSNEVGSGVVPATVSGRVFRDVLGALNNRVSAVSDRTVLVVAGRMLDLP
- a CDS encoding cobyrinate a,c-diamide synthase, with product MVNRVVIAAPGSGHGKTTIAAGLMAALRARGLEVSGHKVGPDFIDPSYHALATGRPPRNLDPFLQGEEQLIPLLLHGSAGADIAIIEGVMGLFDGALGTEGYASTAHVARLLDAPVVLVVDASAASRSVAATVLGFAQYDTRVRLAGVILNKLGSQRHADEIVTALEATGVPLLGTLYRNEEIHAPSRHLGLVPAAERASESERLLPELAGWISEGVDLGAVVQVARSASRLSGEPWRPPLSHDGLRTVVAAAAGPAFTFRYTEAVELLAAAGVDVVEVDPLQDKELPEGCAGLYFGGGFPEVHAEELSANVPLRTAVARAVGDGMPVVAECAGLLYLCQDIDGLPMTGVLDASATMTKRGKLGYRKAFSPADTLLAVAGQRVTGHEFHRTIVEPGSGPTPAWGWDRTPDGFASATLHASYLHVHWAGYPELAERFAAAVHAHG
- a CDS encoding NAD(P)-dependent oxidoreductase produces the protein MTEKKTSVTVAGLGPMGAALAAALLDHGHEVTVWNRSPGKAAPLVAQGAREADGVADAVSASEVTVVCLADYDALYSALAPAEEALRGRVVVNLNSGTPKEAHETVRWAGDRGIGYLDGAIMVPPALVGQPGSVFLYSGSAEVFDAHRGTLAALGDATYLGTDPGLAVLYNTALLSLMYSSMNGFLHAAALVGSAGVPATEFTELAVDWFLPSVVDGILKAEAPAIDKGEYPGDFGSLEMNLTALRHIVDTSEEQGVDAEIPLRNKELTEKAIAAGFGQSSYSSMIELLKKGAA
- a CDS encoding MerR family transcriptional regulator — translated: MRIGELVRRTGVRERLLRYYEEQGLLHPVRRPSGYREYSEQDVGRVRNIRTLLSAGLGTATIAGVLPCMVDLGNGLAPACADLLPELYRERERISTAIDEMTATREVLDGIIAATVPHADEVAVALARQAAG
- the cobC gene encoding Rv2231c family pyridoxal phosphate-dependent protein CobC; protein product: MADYDLWHHGDREVGEGLVDLAVNVRLPVPPAWLRAELAAALDDLAAYPDVTAAVEAVAARHALPKSQVLVTSGAAEAFTLLATALRPSRAVVVHPQFTEPEAALRAAGHPVHRVLLSPDDGFRLRPVPEDADLVFVGNPTNPTSVLHPAADLLALGRPGRLVVVDEAFLDAVPGETETVAGQPGFVVLRSLTKTWGIAGLRAGYVLAEESVVDSLRAVQPPWSVSSLAAVAVVACCRPAALEEAEKLAVAAESDREYLVSGLTDLGVDVLGEPRGPFVLIRLPGADGVRERLREHGFAVRRGDTFPGLDARYLRIAVRDRDTVDGFLTALAEVRRLPS
- the cobT gene encoding nicotinate-nucleotide--dimethylbenzimidazole phosphoribosyltransferase, whose protein sequence is MRIPTPDAAAEAAARTRLDGLVKPLGSLGRLEDLAAWLSAAHGTVPPRPLDDVRVVVFAGDHGVSGMSAYPREVTAAMVRVFLAGKSGVSVLAGLNGATVRALDIAVDWDGADVPAEVTAHKVRRGSGSIDVEDALAAGEARTAFEHGLAIADEEIDGGADLLIPGDMGIGNTTICAAVVASVLGLLPEDVVGTGTGIDEDGRARKLAVVEAALIRADAVKDPFALLTVLGSACLAATAGFLVQAAVRGVPVLLDGVFSGAAALVAREIAPGAEQWWQAGHRSTEPSQAYALKALGLEPILDLGLRLGEGSGAVQAVPTLRAARAIIADMGLLADLA
- a CDS encoding adenosylcobinamide-GDP ribazoletransferase; the protein is MIADALKMAVGTLTTVRVPAPGVIDRRVAGGAMVLAPLAVLPLAAVASVIVFVGELVGLPAFASAALALGAVALGSRGLHLDGLADTADGLGASYDRTRALEVMRRGDSGPTGIATLVLVLLVQTGALAGAISAGHGIAAAAIAVIAGRGVLSLCCARGVPSARPEGLGATVAGSVPVWAAAVVFAVLAGAAALVLPWWQGLIAVVLGYLAASALLARCVQRLGGVTGDVLGGCVEVAVAGVLLALSF